The Candidatus Binatia bacterium genome has a window encoding:
- the trpF gene encoding N-(5'-phosphoribosyl)anthranilate isomerase has product MVRVKICGITTIEDARQAVAAGADWIGLNFYPASPRSVDPDRAREIVTVLGKRVQIVGVFVNASRSEVQEIVESVGLDLLQFHGDESPSYCSGWPRPVIKALRMRGREDLDRAQAYRVDYLLVDAHASGHYGGTGKTVDWALVGAWKPPAKLILAGGLDPDNVAEAVRIVRPFGVDVASGVERRPGQKDPVKMRRFIENAKAA; this is encoded by the coding sequence ATGGTACGGGTGAAAATTTGCGGGATTACCACGATCGAAGACGCCCGGCAGGCGGTCGCGGCCGGTGCAGACTGGATCGGGCTCAACTTTTACCCCGCCAGCCCTCGCTCCGTGGATCCGGACCGGGCGCGAGAAATTGTTACTGTGCTGGGCAAACGGGTGCAAATCGTCGGTGTGTTCGTAAATGCATCGCGTTCCGAAGTGCAGGAAATCGTCGAGAGCGTGGGGCTAGACCTGTTGCAGTTTCACGGAGACGAGTCTCCCAGCTATTGCAGCGGGTGGCCGCGGCCGGTCATCAAGGCCTTGCGCATGCGCGGGCGGGAGGATCTCGATCGGGCGCAAGCATACCGGGTGGACTACTTGTTGGTGGATGCACATGCGAGCGGGCACTACGGGGGTACGGGGAAAACCGTGGACTGGGCGTTGGTGGGCGCGTGGAAGCCGCCGGCCAAGTTGATTCTCGCCGGCGGGCTCGATCCGGACAATGTCGCTGAAGCCGTGCGCATCGTGCGACCCTTTGGGGTGGACGTCGCCAGCGGGGTGGAGCGGCGACCCGGGCAAAAGGACCCAGTGAAGATGAGGAGGTTTATCGAGAATGCAAAGGCTGCCTGA
- the folC gene encoding bifunctional folylpolyglutamate synthase/dihydrofolate synthase — MVGNTYPELLDWLFQLEARKGMDFKLERIELVLRELGHPERKYPVVHIAGTNGKGSVAAMLHAMARAAGLDAGLYTSPHLVRFTERIRVGDREIAPEEVVECAKVVYRAATARGIELTFFEFTTVLAFLYFAECRVPLAVVEVGLGGRLDATNVVAPEVAVITSIGLDHQEFLGDTIEAIAWEKAGIIKERCPVVAGPLSPVARRVIAERARQQNAPVWWAGKDFGWEGDDRCWSFRGLGVDLREVALGLRGRHQCENAAVAVAAAQLLPDSLRWSAEVCRAGLEQVRWPGRLEIVSREPLIVLDGAHNGDGVRAVVAALPGLVEQRRVRLLFGVMADKDWRDMIQLLAPVVCEVVVTRVPVRRSADPSLVAAAWRELVPARVEENVEAALATARAGLQNDQALLVTGSLFLVGAVRQVLERQQSGFDTIRGTVRANA; from the coding sequence ATGGTGGGAAACACGTACCCAGAGCTCTTGGACTGGCTCTTCCAGCTCGAGGCGCGCAAGGGCATGGACTTCAAGCTCGAGCGCATCGAGCTGGTGCTCCGGGAACTAGGCCATCCCGAGCGGAAGTACCCGGTTGTCCACATTGCGGGCACAAATGGCAAGGGGTCGGTGGCAGCCATGCTCCACGCGATGGCGCGTGCCGCCGGACTCGATGCCGGCCTGTACACTTCCCCCCATCTCGTCCGCTTTACGGAGCGCATTCGCGTGGGTGATCGAGAGATCGCCCCCGAGGAGGTGGTGGAGTGCGCCAAGGTGGTGTACCGTGCAGCGACCGCGCGTGGAATCGAGCTGACATTTTTCGAGTTCACGACGGTTCTTGCGTTCCTGTATTTTGCCGAATGCCGGGTGCCGCTGGCGGTGGTGGAAGTGGGGTTGGGAGGGCGATTGGATGCCACCAATGTGGTCGCGCCGGAGGTGGCGGTCATTACCAGCATCGGTTTGGATCATCAGGAGTTTCTCGGAGACACGATCGAGGCAATTGCGTGGGAAAAGGCGGGAATCATCAAAGAACGCTGTCCGGTGGTGGCTGGTCCGTTGTCCCCAGTTGCGCGCCGTGTGATTGCGGAGCGGGCGCGGCAGCAAAACGCCCCGGTCTGGTGGGCGGGGAAGGATTTCGGATGGGAAGGGGATGACCGTTGCTGGTCGTTCCGGGGCCTGGGTGTGGACTTGCGCGAGGTTGCGTTGGGATTACGCGGGCGGCATCAATGTGAAAATGCAGCAGTGGCGGTGGCGGCGGCACAGTTACTCCCGGACTCGCTGCGGTGGTCCGCCGAGGTTTGCCGGGCGGGCTTGGAACAAGTGCGTTGGCCAGGGAGACTCGAAATCGTGTCGCGGGAGCCGCTGATTGTTTTGGATGGAGCGCACAACGGGGATGGCGTTCGGGCTGTGGTTGCAGCGTTGCCCGGCTTGGTCGAACAGCGGCGCGTGCGATTGTTGTTTGGCGTGATGGCGGACAAGGACTGGAGGGACATGATTCAACTTCTGGCGCCAGTCGTGTGCGAGGTCGTGGTGACGCGCGTTCCTGTGCGACGGTCTGCGGATCCGAGTCTTGTCGCGGCTGCATGGCGCGAGTTGGTGCCGGCGCGTGTCGAGGAAAATGTAGAGGCCGCCCTTGCCACCGCACGGGCGGGGCTACAGAACGACCAAGCGTTGCTGGTTACAGGTTCGTTGTTCTTGGTGGGGGCGGTGCGTCAGGTGTTGGAGCGCCAGCAGAGCGGCTTTGATACGATCCGAGGCACGGTGCGTGCGAACGCTTGA
- the trpA gene encoding tryptophan synthase alpha chain: MSDCGDGRQLSRRVNRIDRVFAELRQRGEVALVPFLTLGDPDVSTTLELMRRVAEAGADLIELGVPFSDPTADGPVLQHSLEVGLRAGATLPRALETVQEFRRLSETPVVLYGYYNPIFRYGVEAFARDAARAGVDGLLVVDLPPDEAQELLRWSRPAGLHFVCLLAPTSGPDRVRVVLQHAAGFIYYVSVTGVTGVKPIQPWEVRPAIMSLREQTCLPIGVGFGISTTEQAAAVAEFADAVVVGSAIMRLVDQHRGTAGLGGEVAEFVRRLKRAILEVRQAKAV; this comes from the coding sequence GTGAGCGACTGCGGGGACGGCCGGCAACTATCGCGCCGCGTGAATCGCATAGATCGAGTGTTTGCCGAGTTGCGCCAACGCGGCGAGGTGGCGCTGGTTCCCTTTTTGACTCTAGGTGACCCCGATGTGTCCACGACCTTGGAGCTCATGCGCCGAGTCGCCGAGGCTGGGGCGGACTTGATCGAACTTGGCGTGCCATTCTCCGACCCGACGGCCGATGGTCCTGTTCTTCAGCATTCGCTGGAAGTGGGGCTGCGAGCGGGGGCGACGTTGCCACGAGCGTTAGAGACTGTGCAAGAGTTTCGGCGTTTGTCGGAAACACCTGTGGTCCTGTACGGCTATTACAACCCGATTTTCCGCTACGGGGTCGAAGCGTTCGCCCGCGATGCGGCGCGGGCAGGTGTGGATGGACTGCTGGTCGTAGACTTGCCGCCGGACGAAGCCCAGGAACTGCTGCGGTGGAGTCGCCCTGCCGGCTTGCACTTCGTTTGTTTGCTGGCGCCGACAAGCGGGCCGGACCGAGTGCGGGTCGTGCTCCAGCATGCGGCGGGGTTCATTTACTACGTTTCGGTCACCGGTGTGACTGGTGTCAAACCCATTCAGCCTTGGGAGGTGCGGCCCGCGATCATGTCGCTACGCGAGCAGACGTGTTTGCCCATCGGGGTCGGGTTTGGGATTTCCACCACCGAGCAGGCGGCAGCCGTGGCGGAGTTCGCCGATGCGGTGGTTGTGGGCAGCGCCATTATGCGGCTGGTGGATCAACATCGAGGCACGGCAGGCCTGGGCGGCGAAGTGGCCGAGTTCGTCCGGCGGTTAAAGCGGGCCATCCTGGAAGTACGGCAGGCGAAGGCGGTTTGA
- the trpB gene encoding tryptophan synthase beta chain: MQRLPDRRGHFGIFGGRYVAETLMPALLELEQAYRRISRDRGFRRELHAYLTDYAGRETPLYFAERLTTKLGGAKIYLKREDLCHTGSHKINNALGQALLARRMGKQRLIAETGAGQHGVATATVAALLGFPCEVFMGSEDVRRQSLNVFRMKLLGAQVKAVSSGSATLKDAINEALRDWVTHVETTYYLVGSTMSAHPYPMIVRDFQSVIGRETKRQILRREGRLPDYLVACVGGGSNAMGLFYPFLDDPQVRLVGVEGGGKGLHTGEHAASISAGSVGILHGKKTYILQDETGQIRPAHSISAGLDYPGVGPEHAYLHFTGRAQYVAVTDDEALEAFQLLSETEGIIPALESAHAVAYATKLAATLERGQIIVVNLSGRGDKDMGTVAEALGVTL, translated from the coding sequence ATGCAAAGGCTGCCTGATCGGCGCGGCCACTTTGGAATCTTCGGCGGCCGGTACGTCGCCGAGACGTTGATGCCTGCGTTGCTCGAACTCGAGCAAGCCTATCGACGCATCTCTCGCGACCGCGGGTTTCGCCGGGAACTGCATGCGTACCTAACGGATTACGCCGGAAGAGAAACGCCACTGTATTTCGCCGAGCGGCTCACGACCAAGCTCGGCGGGGCGAAAATTTACCTCAAACGAGAAGACCTTTGTCATACGGGATCGCACAAGATCAACAATGCCTTGGGCCAGGCGTTGTTGGCTCGGCGAATGGGAAAGCAACGGTTGATTGCAGAGACCGGGGCTGGCCAGCATGGCGTGGCTACGGCCACAGTAGCGGCGCTGCTCGGTTTTCCTTGCGAGGTGTTCATGGGTAGCGAGGATGTCCGGCGGCAGTCGCTCAATGTATTCCGCATGAAGCTGCTCGGGGCACAAGTCAAAGCGGTGTCCTCCGGCAGTGCGACGCTGAAGGATGCGATCAACGAGGCCTTGCGGGATTGGGTGACACACGTAGAGACAACATATTACCTCGTGGGTTCGACGATGTCCGCCCATCCCTACCCCATGATCGTGCGCGACTTTCAGTCGGTGATTGGCCGAGAGACCAAACGCCAGATTTTGCGCCGCGAAGGGCGCCTTCCGGACTATCTCGTTGCCTGTGTTGGTGGGGGCAGCAACGCGATGGGTTTGTTCTACCCGTTCCTGGACGATCCCCAAGTCCGGCTGGTCGGAGTCGAAGGTGGCGGCAAGGGTTTGCACACGGGAGAGCACGCAGCGTCCATCAGTGCGGGCTCGGTGGGTATCCTGCACGGAAAGAAGACATACATTTTGCAAGACGAAACGGGCCAAATCCGTCCGGCTCATTCGATCTCTGCGGGCCTAGATTACCCGGGCGTGGGCCCGGAACATGCCTATTTGCATTTCACGGGTCGGGCGCAGTACGTAGCGGTGACCGACGACGAAGCTTTGGAAGCGTTTCAACTGTTGTCGGAGACAGAGGGCATTATCCCGGCTTTAGAGAGTGCGCACGCAGTGGCGTATGCCACCAAACTGGCGGCAACCCTCGAGCGCGGGCAAATCATTGTGGTCAACCTTTCGGGCCGCGGGGACAAGGACATGGGGACCGTGGCCGAGGCTTTGGGGGTGACGCTGTGA